A genomic segment from Anas platyrhynchos isolate ZD024472 breed Pekin duck chromosome 5, IASCAAS_PekinDuck_T2T, whole genome shotgun sequence encodes:
- the CYP2R1 gene encoding vitamin D 25-hydroxylase isoform X1, with amino-acid sequence MGGLLNSKYGRGWTEHRKLAVNTFRIFGYGQRSFEHKISEESVFFLDAIDTYKGRPFDLKHLITNAVSNITNLIIFGERFTYEDTEFQHMIEIFSENIELAASASVFLYNAFPWIGILPFGKHQQLFKNAAEVYDFLHELIERVSENRKPQSPRHFVDAYLDEMDCNENDPESTYSRENLIFSVGELIIAGTETTTNVLRWAVLFMALYPHIQGQVQKEIDLVIGPNKMPSLEEKCKMPYTEAVLHEVLRFCNIVPLGIFHATSKDTVVRGYSIPEGTTVITNLYSVHFDEKYWSNPEVFSPERFLDSSGQFVKKDAFVPFSLGRRHCLGEQLARMEMFLFFTSLLQRFHLCFPHGVIPDLKPRLGMTLQPQPYLICAERR; translated from the exons ATGGGAG GCTTACTGAACAGTAAATATGGCAGAGGATGGACAGAGCATCGCAAATTAGCTGTAAATACCTTTCGAATTTTTGGATATGGTCAAAGATCTTTTGAACACAAAATTTCTGAAgaatctgtgttttttcttgatGCCATTGATACATACAAAGGCAGACCATTTGATCTTAAGCACTTGATAACAAATGCTGTTTCAAACATTACTAATCTGATTATTTTTGGAGAACGTTTTACATATGAAGATACTGAATTTCAGCACATGATTGAGATTTTTAGTGAAAATATTGAATTAGCTGCTAGCGCTTCCgtatttttatataatgcttTTCCGTGGATTGGTATCTTGCCATTTGGGAAACACCAGCAGCTGtttaaaaatgcagctgaagTCTATGACTTTCTTCATGAGCTTATTGAACGTGTCTCTGAAAATAGGAAGCCTCAGTCACCTCGACATTTTGTAGATGCATATTTAGATGAGATGGACTGCAATGAAAATGATCCAGAATCTACATATTCAAGagaaaacttaattttctcAGTTGGAGAACTCATCATAGCTGGGACAGAAACCACAACAAATGTTTTAAGATGGGCAGTGTTATTTATGGCTCTTTATCCACACATTCAAG GGCAAGTTCAAAAAGAAATCGATTTGGTCATTGGCCCAAACAAAATGCCTTCTTTAGAAGAGAAATGTAAAATGCCATACACTGAGGCTGTTCTACATGAAGTCCTGCGATTCTGTAACATAGTTCCGCTAGGTATTTTTCACGCAACTTCTAAAGATACTGTCGTGCGTGGTTACTCTATTCCTGAAGGCACTACAGTCATTACAAACCTCTACTCTGTACATTTTGATGAAAAATACTGGAGCAACCCAGAAGTATTTTCTCCCGAGAGGTTTTTGGACAGCAGTGGGCAGTTTGTCaaaaaagatgcatttgttCCTTTTTCACTAG GAAGAAGACATTGTCTTGGAGAACAGCTAGCTCgaatggaaatgtttttgtttttcacttcattACTACAACGATTTCATCTGTGTTTTCCTCATGGTGTGATTCCAGATCTCAAACCGAGGTTAGGCATGACATTACAACCACAGCCATACCTCATTTGTGCAGAACGACGATGA
- the CYP2R1 gene encoding vitamin D 25-hydroxylase isoform X2 — MDCNENDPESTYSRENLIFSVGELIIAGTETTTNVLRWAVLFMALYPHIQGQVQKEIDLVIGPNKMPSLEEKCKMPYTEAVLHEVLRFCNIVPLGIFHATSKDTVVRGYSIPEGTTVITNLYSVHFDEKYWSNPEVFSPERFLDSSGQFVKKDAFVPFSLGRRHCLGEQLARMEMFLFFTSLLQRFHLCFPHGVIPDLKPRLGMTLQPQPYLICAERR; from the exons ATGGACTGCAATGAAAATGATCCAGAATCTACATATTCAAGagaaaacttaattttctcAGTTGGAGAACTCATCATAGCTGGGACAGAAACCACAACAAATGTTTTAAGATGGGCAGTGTTATTTATGGCTCTTTATCCACACATTCAAG GGCAAGTTCAAAAAGAAATCGATTTGGTCATTGGCCCAAACAAAATGCCTTCTTTAGAAGAGAAATGTAAAATGCCATACACTGAGGCTGTTCTACATGAAGTCCTGCGATTCTGTAACATAGTTCCGCTAGGTATTTTTCACGCAACTTCTAAAGATACTGTCGTGCGTGGTTACTCTATTCCTGAAGGCACTACAGTCATTACAAACCTCTACTCTGTACATTTTGATGAAAAATACTGGAGCAACCCAGAAGTATTTTCTCCCGAGAGGTTTTTGGACAGCAGTGGGCAGTTTGTCaaaaaagatgcatttgttCCTTTTTCACTAG GAAGAAGACATTGTCTTGGAGAACAGCTAGCTCgaatggaaatgtttttgtttttcacttcattACTACAACGATTTCATCTGTGTTTTCCTCATGGTGTGATTCCAGATCTCAAACCGAGGTTAGGCATGACATTACAACCACAGCCATACCTCATTTGTGCAGAACGACGATGA